From the Lathyrus oleraceus cultivar Zhongwan6 chromosome 4, CAAS_Psat_ZW6_1.0, whole genome shotgun sequence genome, one window contains:
- the LOC127074174 gene encoding uncharacterized protein LOC127074174, whose product MTTAARPTWAPAKGGNEQGGTRIFGPSQKYSSRDIASHTTLKPRKDGQDTQDELKRRNLRDELDERERRHFSSKNKFYNDDRDHGKGSHLFLEGTKRDFEDHIVPRSVDADDSDVEVNSDDESDDDDEDDTEALLAELEQIKKERAEEKLRKERQQQEEDLKVKEAELMRGNPLINNPTSFNVKRRWDDDVVFKNQARGETKLAKRFINDTIRNDFHRKFLHKYMK is encoded by the exons ATGACCACCGCGGCCAGACCAACTTGGGCGCCTGCTAAAGGTGGAAATGAACAAGGCGGTACTCGAATTTTTGGTCCTTCCCAGAAATACTCCTCGAGAGACATAGCATCTCACACCACTCTCAAACCCAG GAAAGACGGCCAGGATACACAGGATGAATTGAAGAGAAGAAACCTACGCGATGAACTCGATGAACGTGAACGAAGACACTTCTCATcgaaaaataaattttataatg ATGACAGAGATCATGGAAAAGGTAGTCATCTATTTTTGGAAG GAACGAAAAGAGATTTTGAAGACCACATTGTTCCACGCAGTGTTGATGCAGATGATTCGGATGTTGAAGTCAATAGCGATGATGAAAG TGATGATGACGATGAGGATGATACTGAAGCTTTGCTGGCCGAGCTTGAACAAATAAAGAAGGAAAGGGCAGAGGAAAAGCTGCGCAAG GAACGGCAACAACAAGAGGAAGATCTAAAAGTAAAAGAAGCAGAGCTTATGCGTGGAAACCCATTGATAAATAATCCTACATCTTTCAATGTTAAAAGAAG GTGGGATGATGATGTGGTCTTCAAAAATCAAGCCCGTGGTGAAACCAAGCTGGCTAAGCGATTCATCAATGACACCATCAGGAACGATTTCCATAGGAAATTCCTGCACAAATACATGAAGTAA